The window GCCGGGGAAGTTCTTGTCGAGGAACTGGGCGAGGGCCAGCGAGATCGCCACGGTGATGACGACGACCGAGACCACCCAGACCAGGGAGTTGATCAGGATGCCGGGGAGCTCCGGCCGCGAGAGCACCGTGATGTAGTTCTGCAGGCCGACCGATCCGTGGTCCACGCCGGCGATCGAGATCTTCCGGGTGGAGTTGTAGACCATGTAGCCGGCCGGGAACAGCACGACGCCGAAGATCAGGATGAGGGCGGGCAGCGTCCACGGCACGGCGCGCCACAGGTCGGCTGCGCCTCCGGGACTCTTCGGTGCCTTGGGGGTCTTGGGGGACGCCCCGCGGCGGGGACGGCCGGTGGCCGCCCCCGCGCGGGTCGCTTCAGCAGTGCGGGTCATCCGGGTCTACTGGCCGTCGGCCTTCGCCTGGATGGACTTCAGCAGGTCCTCGGGCTTGGCGCCCTGACCCAGCTGGCCGATCTGGCTCTGGATCGCGCCCTGCGCGGCCGACCAGTTCGGGTTGGTGGACGGGTAGAACTTCGCGTTCGGCAGCAGGTCGAGGAACGGCTTGATGGTCTCGTCCGAGCCCATCACGTCCGCGCCGGACTTGGTGGTGGGCAGGAAGCCCTCCGCCTTGACCCACTTCGTGTAGACGTCCTTCGAGTAGAAGTAGTCGAGGAACTTCTTGATCGACTCCGTCTTGTCCGTCTTGTTCTTGAACGCCATCAGGTGGTCCGCGACGCCCAGCGTGAACGGCGAGCCGTCCTTGGTGGGGATCGGCGCGATGCCGTACTGCAGCGACGGGTTCTTGTCCTTGAGCTGGCCGACTGTCGGCGGGAGGCCGACCTGCATGCCGAGCTGGCCCTGGATGAAGACGTTGAGCAGCGGCGTCCGGTTGGTCGAGCCGGGGTTCGGCTCGGTGTAGCCCTGGTCGATGATCTTCTGCATCTCCGTCGCGCCCTCGACGTTCTCGGGGCTGTCGATGGTCAGCTTCTTCGCGTCGCCGTAGCCGCCGCCCGCTCCGTAGAACCAGATCGCGGTCTCGGCCTGCGCCTCCTCGCTGCCGAGCGGCATGCCGTAGGCGGTGACGCCGGCGGCCTTCAGCTTGGCCGCGTCCTCTTCGAACTCGGCCCACGTCTTCGGCGGAGCCGAGATGCCGGCCTTGGCGAAGTCGTCCTTGTTGTAGAACAGCGCACGGGCCGACGCGATGAACGGGAGGCCGTACTGCGTGCCGTCGATGCTGGCGTTCTTCTTGAAGGCGTCCTGGAAGTCGTTCAGCGTGGACGCCGAGACGATGTCCTTCGCCGGGTAGAGCAGGTCGTCGGAGGCGAAGCCGGCGAACGCGTCGATGTTCAGGATGTCGGGCTGCTTCTGGGCCTGGATGCGCGTCTTGATGACGTTGTTGATGTCGGTCCAGGACTCGACGTCGAGGTTGACCTTGATGTCGCTGTTCTTGGCCTCGAAGTCCTTGATGATCTGCTGCCACTCGGCCTTGGTGTTGTCCGAGTAGCTCGCCACCATCAGGTCGAGCGATTGCGCGCCGCCGGACGAGCCTCCGGACCCGCCGCTGAAGCCGCACGAGGCGAGCGTCATGGTGGCGACCGCCGCGGTTGCGACCGCCGCTCCCCACCGCAGTGACTTCTTCATTGCTTCCTCACTTCTCGAAGGGAAAA is drawn from Leifsonia shinshuensis and contains these coding sequences:
- a CDS encoding extracellular solute-binding protein, with amino-acid sequence MKKSLRWGAAVATAAVATMTLASCGFSGGSGGSSGGAQSLDLMVASYSDNTKAEWQQIIKDFEAKNSDIKVNLDVESWTDINNVIKTRIQAQKQPDILNIDAFAGFASDDLLYPAKDIVSASTLNDFQDAFKKNASIDGTQYGLPFIASARALFYNKDDFAKAGISAPPKTWAEFEEDAAKLKAAGVTAYGMPLGSEEAQAETAIWFYGAGGGYGDAKKLTIDSPENVEGATEMQKIIDQGYTEPNPGSTNRTPLLNVFIQGQLGMQVGLPPTVGQLKDKNPSLQYGIAPIPTKDGSPFTLGVADHLMAFKNKTDKTESIKKFLDYFYSKDVYTKWVKAEGFLPTTKSGADVMGSDETIKPFLDLLPNAKFYPSTNPNWSAAQGAIQSQIGQLGQGAKPEDLLKSIQAKADGQ